A window from Branchiostoma floridae strain S238N-H82 chromosome 16, Bfl_VNyyK, whole genome shotgun sequence encodes these proteins:
- the LOC118403354 gene encoding uncharacterized protein LOC118403354 → MATCGKLVAGLLMLFLLSAVLDRSSGCICMGTCCNRKLHQLMDVPNMFEICDLDNNKVVTMTEAQLAMPATSKEAVRQAFVSFDINGDGKITEDELVPLPESSDLPKN, encoded by the exons ATGGCGACCTGTGGAAAACTCGTGGCGGGGCTGCTGATGCTGTTCCTGTTGTCTGCAGTGTTGGATCGTTCCTCCGGCTGTATCT GCATGGGCACCTGTTGCAATCGCAAGCTCCATCAGCTCATGGATGTGCCGAATATGTTCGAAATCTGCGACCTTGACAACAACAAG GTTGTGACGATGACCGAAGCTCAGCTGGCTATGCCCGCAACTAGCAAGGAAGCCGTTCGTCAAGCCTTCGTAAGCTTCGATATCAATG GGGACGGGAAGATCACCGAGGATGAACTGGTCCCTCTCCCGGAGTCTTCAGACCTACCAAAAAACTGA
- the LOC118403355 gene encoding uncharacterized protein LOC118403355, whose translation MATCGKLVAGLLMLFLLSAVLDRSSGCICWESCCNRKLHQLMDVQNMFEICDLDNNKVVTMTEVQLALPATGKEAVRQAFNSFDLNGDGKITEDELVPLPESSDLPKN comes from the exons ATGGCGACCTGTGGAAAACTCGTGGCGGGGCTGCTGATGCTGTTCCTGTTGTCTGCAGTGTTGGATCGTTCCTCCGGCTGTATCT GCTGGGAAAGCTGTTGCAATCGCAAGCTCCATCAGCTCATGGATGTGCAGAACATGTTCGAAATCTGCGACCTTGACAACAACAAG GTTGTGACGATGACCGAGGTGCAGCTGGCACTGCCCGCAACTGGCAAAGAAGCCGTTCGTCAAGCCTTCAATAGCTTCGACCTCAATG GGGACGGGAAGATCACCGAGGATGAATTGGTCCCTCTCCCCGAGTCTTCAGACCTTCCGAAAAACTGA
- the LOC118403340 gene encoding isatin hydrolase-like, which produces MSSLLLIAALLGLFGYSSGSLPGDPRMIELTWRLENGMAHWPGMVPYNFTIVDRGMIPDGFYLELNNIYLAEHTGTHLDAPAHFIQGEWRLDQVPLKNLVGPGVVVDVRDKTRDNPDYEIGPEDFQDWEREHGRIPDGSVLMLRTGWGEWYWDQGETAYLGTDTGVTSLLHFPGLKPEGAQWLADNRKMHVIGIDTGSMDNGQSVQKMSHRILLPKRVVFIENVGHLDQLPVTGSTVYAMPIMIGQGSGGPARVFAIVDDRTSACSVTTSTIVTVFLAFFSVILNMM; this is translated from the exons ATGTCTTCCCTCCTTCTAATCGCG GCACTTTTGGGACTGTTTGGATATTCCAGTGGCTCGTTGCCTGGCGACCCTCGTATGATCGAACTGACTTGGCGGTTAGAGAATGGCATGGCCCATTGGCCCGGCATGGTCCCGTACAACTTCACTATAGTGGACAG GGGCATGATTCCTGACGGTTTCTACCTGGAGCTCAACAACATCTACCTCGCAGAGCACACTGGGACACATCTGGACGCACCCGCACATTTCATCCAGGGAGAATGGCGTT TGGACCAGGTCCCCCTGAAGAATTTGGTAGGACCGGGCGTGGTGGTTGACGTCAGGGACAAGACAAGAGACAACCCTGATTACGAGATTGGTCCAGAAGACTTCCAGGACTGGGAACGAGAACACGGGCGCATCCCTGACGGCAGTGTGCTCATGC TCCGTACGGGATGGGGAGAGTGGTACTGGGACCAGGGCGAGACCGCCTATCTCGGTACAGACACTGGGGTCACCTCCCTGCTGCACTTCCCCGGGCTCAAACCAGAGGGCGCTCAGTGGCTGGCAGACAACCGCAAAATGCACGTCATCGGAATCGACACAGGGTCCATGGATAACGGACAATCTGTG CAAAAAATGAGCCATCGCATACTTCTGCCGAAGAGAGTGGTGTTCATAGAGAACGTGGGTCACCTGGACCAGCTGCCCGTGACCGGCTCCACCGTGTACGCCATGCCCATCATGATCGGGCAGGGAAGCGGAGGGCCCGCCCGGGTCTTCGCCATCGTAGACGACCGAACCAGTGCCTGTAGCGTGACGACGTCGACCATCGTTACTGTATTTCTGGCATTCTTTTCTGTCATACTCAACATGATGTAG